One Streptomyces sp. RPA4-2 genomic window carries:
- a CDS encoding MarR family transcriptional regulator, with translation MSTPPRSGEKAFTTTTPAVGAERPPAPGTERGAALTELARAAYSPSAADARLRGRATRHQGALSLTHARALRVLAEQGPLSVRRLADRTETTSAGATQLVTALVKAGYVVKEPDPDNRRAVLVTLTPSTG, from the coding sequence TTGTCGACCCCGCCCCGAAGCGGAGAGAAAGCATTCACGACGACGACTCCCGCAGTCGGCGCAGAGCGTCCGCCCGCCCCGGGCACCGAGCGCGGCGCGGCGCTGACGGAACTCGCCAGGGCCGCCTACAGCCCCAGCGCCGCCGACGCGCGACTTCGCGGACGCGCCACGCGTCATCAGGGAGCCCTGTCGCTCACGCACGCCCGCGCTCTGCGCGTCCTCGCGGAACAGGGCCCGCTCTCGGTTCGCCGACTCGCCGACAGGACGGAAACGACCAGCGCCGGCGCCACTCAGCTTGTCACCGCACTCGTCAAGGCCGGCTACGTCGTCAAGGAGCCCGACCCGGACAATCGTCGTGCCGTCCTCGTGACGCTCACCCCATCAACGGGCTGA
- a CDS encoding DeoR/GlpR family DNA-binding transcription regulator, with amino-acid sequence MMSAERLKKIADAVRETGRLSVAELAELTGASEMTIRRDLEVLADQGVLERYRGGARSLLLRGEEPPFALRAQDGLEVKRRLAVEVAALIADGESVVVDSGTTCLEVARALHQRRLTVVPLSLHAANALTGAPQLKLLLPGGEPRVGELALTGPLTEASLAALRFDTAVIGCCGLTVADGLTAYDLADAAIKRAAIASARRVIAVTEAAKLSRTALAFVTPASALHAVVTDRSAPDDETEALAAAGVAVRMV; translated from the coding sequence ATGATGAGCGCAGAGCGGCTGAAGAAGATCGCCGATGCCGTGAGGGAGACCGGTCGCCTGAGCGTCGCGGAACTGGCCGAGCTCACGGGCGCCTCGGAGATGACCATCCGCCGCGACCTGGAGGTCCTGGCCGATCAGGGGGTCCTGGAGCGATACCGCGGCGGGGCCCGAAGCCTGCTCCTGCGCGGCGAGGAGCCGCCGTTCGCCCTCCGGGCCCAGGACGGCCTGGAGGTCAAGCGGCGGCTCGCCGTCGAGGTCGCCGCGCTGATCGCGGACGGCGAGTCGGTCGTCGTCGACAGCGGCACCACCTGTCTGGAAGTCGCCCGCGCCCTCCATCAACGCCGGCTGACCGTCGTGCCGCTGTCGCTGCACGCGGCCAACGCGCTGACCGGCGCCCCCCAGTTGAAACTCCTGCTGCCCGGCGGGGAACCACGTGTCGGTGAACTGGCACTGACCGGCCCGCTGACCGAGGCGTCGCTGGCCGCCCTGCGTTTCGACACCGCGGTCATCGGGTGCTGCGGCCTGACCGTCGCGGACGGCCTCACCGCCTACGACCTCGCCGACGCCGCGATCAAGCGCGCCGCGATCGCCTCGGCCCGTCGTGTCATCGCCGTCACCGAGGCCGCCAAACTCTCCCGCACCGCTCTCGCTTTCGTCACCCCGGCCTCCGCCCTGCACGCCGTCGTGACGGACCGGTCCGCCCCCGACGACGAGACCGAGGCGCTGGCCGCGGCCGGTGTCGCCGTACGGATGGTGTGA
- a CDS encoding MFS transporter: MNKTLKAGRLATFAFFAIVGFDMGMWIVHIPAIEQRVGISHAVLGWLLLLLGAGAFTGMQLIGPLTDRFGARTVVPASAVLCSAALVLPGLATDVWTLGAALAVFGFSSGCLDVSINTHAVQVERGYQRPVMSAFHALFSIGGVAASLVGALTLTRGWSPATTLGAMALLSLGATALAAPALLRQDHARDLAAAVAAPQAVKARRRTPPRIWILAALAFALMLCEGVANDWSALHLKDVLDAPASTAALAYGAYATAMTTGRLLADRVAARLGTVAVLRYGSALAALGMTLAALAPNVPMALAGWTVFGAGLSGCIPQLFSAAGHTDPAAAGANVSRVSGLGYLGMLAGPAVIGPLTEVVPLNLTFFLPVAFCVTASVTARILKTAPVTIAEGGTREADRATAR, from the coding sequence ATGAACAAAACCCTGAAGGCCGGCCGACTGGCCACGTTCGCCTTCTTCGCCATCGTCGGCTTCGACATGGGGATGTGGATCGTCCACATCCCCGCCATCGAGCAGCGCGTCGGCATCAGCCACGCGGTGCTCGGCTGGCTCCTGCTGCTGCTCGGCGCCGGCGCCTTCACGGGCATGCAGCTCATCGGCCCGCTCACCGACCGCTTCGGTGCCCGCACGGTCGTCCCTGCGAGCGCCGTGCTGTGCAGCGCGGCCCTGGTTCTGCCGGGCTTGGCCACCGACGTCTGGACACTGGGCGCGGCACTCGCGGTGTTCGGCTTCTCCAGCGGCTGTCTGGACGTGAGCATCAACACCCACGCCGTGCAGGTCGAGCGCGGCTACCAGCGACCCGTCATGTCCGCCTTCCACGCCCTCTTCTCCATCGGCGGTGTGGCTGCCTCGCTGGTCGGCGCCCTCACCCTGACCCGAGGCTGGAGCCCGGCCACCACCCTGGGTGCCATGGCACTGCTCAGCCTGGGCGCCACCGCCCTCGCCGCGCCCGCCCTGCTTCGCCAGGACCATGCCCGTGACCTCGCCGCCGCCGTCGCCGCGCCCCAGGCCGTCAAAGCCCGGCGCAGGACGCCCCCACGCATCTGGATACTCGCCGCGCTCGCCTTCGCACTCATGCTCTGTGAGGGCGTCGCCAACGACTGGAGCGCGCTGCACCTCAAGGACGTGCTCGACGCGCCCGCCTCGACCGCCGCCCTGGCCTACGGCGCCTACGCCACCGCCATGACCACCGGCCGACTCCTCGCCGACCGGGTGGCCGCACGCCTGGGCACGGTCGCCGTACTGCGCTACGGATCGGCCCTCGCCGCACTCGGCATGACCCTGGCGGCACTCGCGCCCAACGTCCCCATGGCCCTGGCCGGCTGGACCGTCTTCGGCGCCGGTCTGTCCGGCTGCATCCCCCAGCTCTTCAGCGCCGCCGGCCATACCGACCCTGCCGCAGCCGGAGCCAACGTCTCCCGGGTGTCCGGCCTCGGATACCTCGGCATGCTCGCCGGACCCGCGGTGATCGGGCCGCTGACCGAGGTCGTCCCGCTCAATCTCACCTTCTTCCTGCCGGTGGCCTTCTGTGTCACGGCCAGTGTCACCGCCCGCATCCTCAAGACCGCGCCTGTGACAATTGCGGAGGGCGGGACCAGGGAGGCTGACCGGGCGACCGCACGCTAG
- a CDS encoding SWIM zinc finger domain-containing protein → MAQDLDFDEDDLRTLAGPRSFERGRAYLAAVTAVEVGDGWITATVQGTDAYQVELTLDEPDGLAGECACPYGMEGNFCKHLVALGLAVLAEPEAVPRKRGQARTRAQELDAWLGALPKNVLLALVREQVAQDRKLARRLELRAASASGDLVEVRAWIRELLDTAPFARYGYVEYTDARAYGEQASQAASAIAALTAAGRPADAISLSREAMRLLSEAQETIDDSDGHLGRIGAALAEAHHDACRAASPDSDETARWLVGHLLSDLDDLTGIGPLDYEEVLGAQGMHRVGELAAAAWRRNRTGRAEKYLMERLARAEGDVDGWVAVHAADPAPDGSTHLTVARELDTAGRPEEALRWAERGIAETHEDVTPDVALIDYLCDRYTRADRLLDAVALRRVQFATSRSLVTYQQLRTAAQATGCWQAEREGALVLLRADAGQRQPSWYGGPVLVDALLDDGDIDAAWQAAAETRAHDRQWRALADQARSVRSADALEVYLRLIEPLMNQTGNAVYERLAGLLLSVRDCHHHLGTEDEFTAYLAALRADQKRKRNLMRLLDQNGL, encoded by the coding sequence GTGGCACAGGACTTGGACTTCGACGAGGACGACCTGCGGACGCTGGCCGGGCCACGTTCCTTCGAGCGGGGCCGAGCCTATCTGGCCGCGGTGACCGCCGTGGAGGTCGGCGACGGCTGGATCACGGCCACCGTCCAGGGGACGGACGCCTACCAGGTGGAGCTGACCCTGGACGAGCCCGATGGCCTTGCCGGGGAGTGCGCATGCCCGTACGGCATGGAGGGCAACTTCTGTAAGCACCTGGTCGCCCTGGGCCTGGCCGTACTCGCCGAGCCGGAGGCGGTGCCGAGGAAGCGCGGACAGGCAAGGACTCGTGCCCAGGAGTTGGACGCGTGGCTGGGTGCGCTCCCCAAGAACGTGCTGCTCGCCCTGGTGAGGGAACAGGTCGCGCAGGACCGGAAGTTGGCGCGTCGACTGGAGCTGCGGGCGGCGAGCGCCAGCGGAGACCTGGTCGAGGTCCGCGCCTGGATCCGTGAACTCCTCGACACCGCCCCCTTCGCACGGTACGGCTACGTGGAGTACACCGATGCCCGTGCCTACGGCGAACAGGCCTCTCAGGCGGCGTCCGCGATCGCCGCGCTGACCGCCGCCGGGCGGCCCGCGGACGCGATCTCCCTGTCCCGGGAGGCGATGCGCCTGCTGAGCGAGGCGCAGGAGACCATCGACGACTCCGACGGTCACCTGGGCCGAATCGGGGCCGCGCTCGCCGAGGCCCACCACGACGCTTGCCGCGCGGCAAGCCCCGACTCGGACGAGACCGCGCGGTGGCTGGTCGGCCATCTGCTCAGTGACCTGGACGATCTCACCGGCATCGGTCCCCTCGACTACGAGGAAGTCCTCGGCGCACAAGGGATGCACCGGGTAGGGGAGTTGGCCGCTGCGGCATGGCGCCGCAACCGCACCGGCCGGGCTGAGAAGTACCTCATGGAACGGCTGGCCAGGGCGGAAGGAGACGTGGACGGCTGGGTAGCGGTGCACGCGGCCGACCCCGCCCCGGACGGCAGTACCCACCTGACCGTCGCCCGCGAACTGGACACCGCCGGCCGTCCGGAGGAGGCCCTGCGGTGGGCGGAACGCGGCATTGCGGAAACGCACGAGGACGTCACCCCCGACGTCGCCCTGATCGACTACCTTTGCGACCGCTACACCCGCGCCGACCGGCTGCTCGACGCCGTCGCCCTGCGCCGCGTCCAGTTCGCCACCAGCCGCTCCCTGGTCACGTACCAGCAGTTGCGCACGGCGGCACAGGCGACGGGCTGCTGGCAAGCAGAGCGGGAAGGGGCGCTCGTGCTGCTGCGCGCCGACGCCGGGCAGCGACAGCCGTCCTGGTACGGCGGACCGGTCCTGGTCGATGCCCTGCTCGACGACGGGGACATCGACGCTGCCTGGCAGGCCGCGGCCGAAACGCGTGCGCACGACCGTCAGTGGCGCGCCCTCGCCGACCAGGCCCGTTCCGTCCGTTCTGCCGACGCGCTCGAGGTCTACCTACGGTTGATCGAACCGCTCATGAACCAGACGGGCAACGCCGTCTACGAGCGACTGGCCGGCCTGTTGCTGAGCGTGCGCGACTGCCATCACCACCTGGGCACCGAAGACGAGTTCACCGCGTACCTCGCCGCTCTGCGTGCCGACCAGAAACGCAAGCGGAACCTGATGCGCCTCCTCGACCAGAACGGTCTGTGA
- a CDS encoding ankyrin repeat domain-containing protein: MNQRRHKKLSRRLFEAIPRDDTAVVKALLRAGLDPDRADSEGTTPLYEASVNGKTEIVRLLLAAGASPNAESSGLGAEGTPLCAAACWGHTETVRELLAHGADANLHEDHGTGWSPLKWAIRGPHPETADLLIAAGATPGGTP, from the coding sequence ATGAACCAGCGGCGGCACAAGAAGCTCTCCCGACGTCTCTTCGAAGCCATTCCGAGGGATGACACTGCCGTCGTGAAGGCGCTTCTGCGGGCTGGACTCGACCCGGACCGAGCGGACAGTGAGGGCACCACCCCTCTGTATGAGGCATCCGTGAACGGGAAGACCGAGATCGTCCGTCTGCTTCTGGCGGCTGGGGCTTCTCCGAACGCCGAGAGCAGCGGACTCGGCGCGGAGGGGACGCCCTTGTGCGCGGCCGCCTGCTGGGGGCACACCGAAACAGTGCGCGAACTGTTGGCGCACGGCGCTGATGCGAACCTTCACGAGGATCACGGCACGGGCTGGTCCCCCCTGAAGTGGGCGATCCGCGGCCCCCATCCCGAAACTGCCGATCTCCTCATCGCAGCGGGAGCTACCCCTGGGGGAACTCCGTAG
- a CDS encoding GNAT family N-acetyltransferase has protein sequence MSDYRITRYTPHDRQAVVQFQEMLWQGGPQGNSSYLDWKFAHNPYLGDRYVTLAWEESELVGMLGVFGSSWEVDGHGKVMLPCLADTVVAPAHRGGPLFGLMLEWLIDRLHADGVPWLLDFGDQPAGPAMLMNGWTAVGPWPVAGAERGAPAKPQVAWEDLEAVRGSRSGAVIRPLATSSPELPKLASKLATRGSVRVVRDEEYFGCRAANPLARYFHLVADSNGTVGYLIAHRTSVDTDDGPTPTTIVECEAVDDDIWCDLIEAALATVPGKVVTMWVRDLPPSRIHGIESLGLSLTEPTGRLSQDIHLPKLVMRSTGVLDGHASPLTTLSSPSVWDMRGVSGRGWR, from the coding sequence ATGAGCGACTACCGGATCACGAGATACACGCCGCATGACCGGCAAGCCGTTGTCCAGTTCCAGGAGATGCTCTGGCAGGGCGGCCCCCAGGGAAACTCCTCGTATCTCGACTGGAAGTTCGCCCACAACCCGTACCTGGGTGACCGTTACGTCACCTTGGCATGGGAAGAGAGCGAACTCGTAGGCATGCTCGGAGTCTTCGGATCGTCCTGGGAGGTCGACGGCCACGGCAAGGTGATGTTGCCGTGTCTTGCCGACACGGTGGTGGCCCCCGCCCACCGGGGTGGACCGCTGTTCGGGCTCATGCTGGAGTGGCTCATCGACCGACTGCACGCCGACGGGGTGCCGTGGCTGCTCGACTTCGGCGACCAGCCGGCCGGACCGGCCATGCTGATGAACGGCTGGACGGCGGTCGGACCCTGGCCGGTCGCCGGCGCCGAGCGCGGGGCGCCTGCGAAGCCCCAGGTTGCGTGGGAAGACCTGGAGGCCGTTCGAGGTTCCCGGTCGGGAGCGGTCATCAGGCCCCTCGCGACCAGCTCGCCCGAGTTGCCGAAGCTGGCCTCCAAGCTTGCCACCCGCGGCAGTGTTCGGGTGGTCCGTGACGAGGAGTACTTCGGCTGTCGAGCCGCGAACCCGCTGGCTCGGTACTTCCACCTCGTGGCGGATTCGAACGGGACGGTCGGATACCTGATCGCGCATCGCACTTCAGTGGACACCGATGACGGCCCCACCCCGACCACGATCGTGGAGTGCGAGGCTGTGGACGACGACATCTGGTGCGACCTGATCGAGGCGGCTCTGGCCACGGTGCCGGGGAAGGTGGTGACCATGTGGGTGCGCGATCTGCCCCCGTCCCGCATACACGGGATCGAGTCACTCGGCCTCTCGCTGACAGAACCGACCGGGCGGTTGAGCCAGGACATCCACCTGCCCAAGCTCGTGATGCGCTCCACCGGTGTGCTGGACGGCCACGCGTCACCGCTCACCACCCTGAGCTCCCCGTCGGTATGGGACATGCGCGGTGTCTCGGGACGCGGCTGGCGTTGA
- a CDS encoding acyl carrier protein gives MNRYSEQEEVSRIILENLRDKLFLEGVTADTNLVESGKIDSAGFIRLFVVLEEEFEIEVTAHDLSLDRFQSVRSISEFVIEKRRQNSGSGISMEADRA, from the coding sequence ATGAACAGATATTCCGAGCAGGAAGAGGTCAGCCGCATCATACTGGAAAACCTGCGGGACAAACTGTTCCTGGAGGGAGTGACAGCCGATACGAACCTCGTTGAGTCCGGTAAAATCGATTCCGCCGGATTCATTCGACTGTTCGTTGTCCTGGAGGAAGAGTTCGAGATCGAGGTCACTGCACACGACCTGTCCTTGGACCGTTTCCAGTCAGTCCGCAGCATCAGCGAATTCGTGATCGAGAAGCGGCGCCAGAACAGCGGGAGCGGAATCTCCATGGAGGCGGATCGGGCATGA